Proteins encoded by one window of Panicum virgatum strain AP13 chromosome 7N, P.virgatum_v5, whole genome shotgun sequence:
- the LOC120681271 gene encoding transcription factor bHLH111-like: MWESPPSQMPTHAPFPSWSPYAGAFVGGAVAAGGAQLSPAAADSSRLPSEHVHVPDHAWNQSAHGAGAHGGSGYRENFLSLFGASNVVPEVFQDIPAACDYVRFAPCYNHEVWSSHGFIISSSDCSGLSLHRHGNGIREANGVFFFLRGELAGAGSFGDYRPAAEFMSTNSNRHELDIRPQGMGSSSSGSGAASVATRRRTEERVGGNAKKSKQEASRKASPPKAQAPKVKLGEKITALQQIVSPFGKTDTSSVLFETIKYIKFLHEQLRVSACAQHAMCLSFFF, encoded by the exons ATGTGGGAGTCTCCTCCTAGCCAGATGCCAACGCACGCGCCCTTCCCCTCCTGGAGCCCCTACGCCGGCGCGTTCGTCGGCGGGGCGGTcgcagccggcggcgcgcagctctcgccggcggcggccgactcGTCGCGCCTGCCGAGCGAGCACGTGCACGTCCCAGACCATGCCTGGAACCAGAGCGCCCA TGGCGCGGGAGCGCACGGGGGAAGCGGCTACAGGGAGAACTTCCTTTCCCTGTTCGGGGCGAGCAACGTGGTGCCGGAGGTGTTCCAGGACATCCCCGCGGCGTGTGACTA CGTGCGCTTCGCGCCATGCTACAATCACGAGGTTTGGAGCTCCCACGGCTTCATCATTTCTTCATCAGACTGCTCTGGGTTATCCCTGCATCGGCATGGGAATGGGATCCGGGAGGCCAACGGAGTCTTCTTCTTTTTGCGTGGGGAGCTTGCCGGTGCCGGTTCTTTTGGTGACTACAGGCCAGCTGCAGAATTCATGTCGACCAACAGCAATAGACATGAGCTGGATATTAGGCCG CAGGGGATGGGCAGTAGCAGCAGTGGAAGTGGAGCAGCCAGTGTAGCCACGAGGAGGAGAACAGAGGAGAGGGTTGGAGGAAACGCGAAGAAATCGAAGCAGGAGGCTTCCCGCAAGGCGTCGCCACCCAAG GCTCAAGCACCCAAAGTGAAGCTGGGAGAGAAGATCACAGCACTGCAGCAGATCGTGTCACCTTTCGGGAAG ACTGATACATCGTCGGTGCTGTTTGAGACGATCAAGTACATCAAATTTCTTCATGAGCAACTACGGGTAAGTGCATGCGCACAGCATGCCATgtgtttgtctttttttttttga